A stretch of the Neisseria sp. DTU_2020_1000833_1_SI_GRL_NUU_006 genome encodes the following:
- a CDS encoding glutathione S-transferase: MITLHVLAQSRALRIVWLLELIGAPYQIKTYARHPETQLAPDELKAVHPLGKSPVIDDDGFVLNESGAITDYLIQTYGGGRFMPERGSQDYWHYQRWLHYAEGSLMPLLLLGLVFRKIENAPMPFFIKPVARKISGNVKNGFIEPQAALHLAYVENELNGKDWLVNNRLSGADIMMSYPLQAAADRFGLADYPNIRAYLQRIENDPAYQTAVQKAGGPLLRLDK; the protein is encoded by the coding sequence ATGATTACCCTGCATGTATTGGCACAATCCCGCGCCCTGCGCATCGTCTGGCTGCTCGAACTCATCGGCGCACCGTATCAAATCAAAACCTACGCGCGCCATCCCGAAACCCAGCTGGCACCCGACGAACTCAAAGCCGTACACCCGCTGGGCAAATCCCCCGTTATCGACGACGACGGATTCGTGCTCAACGAAAGCGGCGCGATTACCGACTACCTGATTCAAACCTACGGCGGCGGACGCTTCATGCCCGAACGTGGCAGCCAAGATTACTGGCATTATCAACGCTGGCTGCACTATGCCGAAGGTTCGCTGATGCCCTTGCTTTTGCTCGGGCTGGTGTTCCGCAAAATAGAAAACGCCCCCATGCCGTTTTTCATCAAACCCGTTGCACGCAAAATCAGCGGCAACGTCAAAAACGGCTTTATCGAACCGCAAGCCGCCCTGCATCTAGCCTATGTCGAAAACGAATTAAACGGCAAAGATTGGCTGGTCAACAACCGGCTCAGCGGCGCCGACATCATGATGAGTTACCCGCTGCAAGCCGCCGCCGACCGCTTCGGATTGGCGGACTATCCCAACATCCGCGCCTATTTGCAGCGCATTGAAAACGACCCCGCCTATCAAACGGCGGTACAGAAAGCAGGCGGCCCGCTGCTGCGTTTGGATAAATAA
- a CDS encoding TolC family protein: MQTKPFFQTALSLSLALALSACAVHGTDQNLTLESTGQVMSAAETAERYDVNGNWWEIYQSPQLNALMTQALENNIDLKQAAISVNKALYQANILGADLVPSFSGSVGASTSKNLKTGSHGNTFSSQLGLSYELDLWRKLSATADAQVWEYQATQQDMANTRLTLINNVADAYFNIAYLNEAIELAQKSLKQYQEINRIADAKFRYGRADSSQPMQAKQSLLSAQNNLISLKNSLDTQKQVLRNLLNLKPNEAIAADPAQYRLLPVKGVNLDVPITVLANRPDLRAAEYRLQSSLQSVKAQKRSWYPSITLGASLSTSSEKAKSAFNIPLLGGSATINLPFLNWQTMKWKDKTAQANFDSAKLDFEKALTTALNEVNTNYLAYQNAQAALNNQEQRYALDKKNSRYYQVRYQHGKNELKDWLEALNTEYGSAQNVLNQRYETLKYENMVYKAMAGRYTPK; encoded by the coding sequence ATGCAGACAAAACCTTTTTTTCAGACGGCCTTATCCCTGTCGCTCGCCCTTGCCTTAAGCGCGTGCGCCGTCCACGGCACCGACCAAAACCTCACGCTCGAATCGACGGGGCAGGTCATGAGCGCGGCGGAGACCGCCGAACGTTACGACGTGAACGGCAACTGGTGGGAAATCTACCAAAGCCCGCAGCTCAACGCCCTGATGACGCAGGCTTTGGAAAACAATATCGATTTGAAACAGGCGGCCATCAGCGTCAATAAAGCCCTGTATCAGGCGAATATTTTGGGGGCGGATTTGGTGCCGTCGTTCAGCGGCTCGGTGGGCGCGTCCACATCCAAAAACCTGAAAACCGGCAGCCATGGCAACACCTTCAGCAGCCAGCTCGGCTTGAGTTACGAATTGGATTTGTGGCGCAAACTCAGTGCCACCGCCGACGCGCAAGTATGGGAATACCAAGCTACGCAGCAGGATATGGCGAACACGCGCCTGACTTTGATCAACAATGTCGCCGACGCCTATTTCAATATCGCTTATCTCAACGAAGCCATTGAATTGGCGCAAAAATCCCTCAAACAATATCAGGAAATCAACCGCATTGCCGATGCCAAGTTCCGCTACGGCAGAGCCGATTCCAGCCAGCCGATGCAGGCGAAACAATCGCTCTTGAGCGCGCAAAACAACCTGATTTCCCTGAAAAACAGCCTCGACACGCAAAAACAGGTTTTACGCAACCTGCTCAATCTCAAGCCGAACGAAGCCATCGCCGCCGACCCCGCGCAATACCGCCTGCTGCCCGTCAAAGGCGTGAACCTCGACGTACCGATTACCGTGTTGGCGAACCGCCCAGACCTGCGCGCCGCCGAATACCGCCTGCAATCCTCGCTCCAGTCCGTCAAAGCGCAAAAACGCAGTTGGTATCCCTCGATTACATTGGGCGCGAGCTTGAGCACGTCATCTGAAAAAGCCAAAAGCGCGTTCAATATCCCGCTCTTGGGCGGCTCCGCCACCATCAACCTGCCGTTCCTCAACTGGCAGACCATGAAATGGAAAGACAAAACCGCCCAAGCCAATTTCGACAGTGCCAAACTCGACTTTGAAAAAGCCCTGACCACCGCGCTGAACGAAGTCAACACCAACTACCTCGCCTACCAAAACGCCCAAGCCGCGCTCAACAACCAAGAACAGCGTTACGCCTTGGACAAGAAAAACAGCCGCTACTACCAAGTGCGCTACCAACACGGCAAAAACGAGCTGAAAGACTGGCTCGAAGCGCTGAACACGGAATACGGCTCCGCCCAAAACGTGCTGAACCAGCGGTACGAAACGCTGAAATACGAAAACATGGTGTATAAAGCGATGGCAGGACGTTATACGCCGAAGTAG
- a CDS encoding primase-helicase zinc-binding domain-containing protein translates to MKPTYQDIKATAQYRWQEIHAAIGIDQRYLKNKHQPCPACGGKDRFRYDDKDGNGTFICSHWENGAGDGFGLVMHYLNCGFDEALHAVAGVLNMGGANPLPIPPTRPQTQPRPEKDQIGKLAALWDGAEPITADSPAVQYLKSRGLDMVQLPENVRFLREADYWTTGEDKPLFIGRFPCMVCAIRDTGGGLQGLHMTYFQTTYDKPYGEDGLHAPHYQKLAIKHPETGEALPAKKMQSRKQGSISGMAVHLFPTPENGRLVIAEGIETALAARELFQARDWGLSAALSANSLAKYLLSDDLKEIAIIADNDTPRPVGFKAAHDLAVRAIKQGIKARIWQSDTAGYDALDELKEAKRSSETQSDDLIQNTGGKAA, encoded by the coding sequence ATGAAACCGACCTATCAAGACATCAAAGCCACCGCGCAATACCGCTGGCAGGAAATCCACGCCGCCATCGGCATAGACCAGCGATACTTGAAAAACAAACACCAGCCATGCCCCGCGTGTGGGGGTAAAGACCGTTTCAGGTACGACGACAAGGACGGCAACGGCACATTCATTTGCAGCCATTGGGAGAACGGCGCGGGCGACGGTTTCGGCTTGGTAATGCACTACCTGAATTGCGGTTTTGACGAAGCATTGCACGCCGTAGCGGGCGTGTTGAACATGGGCGGTGCAAACCCCTTACCGATACCGCCCACACGCCCACAGACGCAACCACGCCCCGAAAAAGACCAAATCGGCAAACTTGCAGCATTGTGGGACGGGGCAGAACCGATAACCGCCGATTCCCCCGCCGTGCAGTATTTGAAATCACGCGGTTTGGACATGGTGCAGTTACCTGAAAACGTCCGTTTTTTGAGAGAGGCGGATTATTGGACGACGGGGGAGGACAAGCCGCTTTTTATCGGTCGTTTCCCCTGTATGGTTTGCGCCATCCGCGATACGGGCGGAGGGCTTCAAGGCTTACACATGACCTATTTTCAGACGACCTATGACAAGCCATATGGAGAGGACGGGCTACATGCCCCGCATTATCAGAAGCTGGCAATCAAACACCCCGAAACGGGCGAAGCCCTGCCCGCCAAGAAAATGCAGAGCCGCAAACAGGGCAGCATTTCAGGCATGGCGGTTCACTTGTTCCCCACCCCTGAAAACGGACGGCTTGTCATCGCAGAGGGCATAGAAACCGCCCTTGCCGCCCGCGAACTGTTCCAAGCCCGCGATTGGGGCTTATCCGCCGCCTTGAGCGCAAACAGCTTGGCGAAATACCTGCTTTCAGACGACCTGAAAGAGATTGCGATTATTGCCGATAATGACACCCCGCGCCCCGTAGGTTTCAAAGCCGCGCATGATTTGGCAGTTCGAGCCATCAAGCAGGGAATCAAGGCGCGCATATGGCAGAGCGACACGGCAGGCTATGACGCATTGGACGAACTGAAAGAAGCAAAAAGGTCGTCTGAAACCCAATCAGACGACCTCATACAAAACACCGGAGGAAAAGCAGCATGA
- a CDS encoding XRE family transcriptional regulator encodes MTSKTTHITPVGGNVFADLGFQPDEAAKLKAHSDMIIRTKLQLAESVSAWIKEQNLKQEQAAEIFNTSRPRVSDLVNGKISKFTIDALLTMLAKTGKTAELNISR; translated from the coding sequence ATGACATCGAAAACCACGCATATTACACCGGTAGGCGGTAATGTTTTTGCCGATTTGGGTTTTCAGCCTGACGAAGCCGCCAAACTCAAGGCACATAGCGATATGATTATCAGAACCAAGTTACAGCTTGCCGAAAGCGTCAGCGCATGGATAAAAGAGCAGAACTTGAAACAGGAACAGGCGGCAGAAATCTTTAACACCAGCCGCCCCCGTGTTTCCGATTTGGTAAACGGCAAAATCAGCAAGTTCACGATAGATGCGTTATTAACCATGCTTGCTAAGACAGGCAAAACGGCGGAACTGAATATCAGCCGCTAA
- a CDS encoding AlpA family phage regulatory protein: protein MNNTVLRAESVARELGVSRATIWNWANPKSRHHRPDFPKPIKLSENITGWLSSEIEEYLGKLAAKREERAN from the coding sequence ATGAATAACACAGTATTAAGAGCAGAAAGTGTAGCCCGTGAATTAGGTGTTTCCCGTGCGACTATCTGGAATTGGGCAAACCCTAAGAGCCGCCATCACCGCCCTGATTTTCCTAAGCCTATCAAACTTTCCGAAAATATTACCGGCTGGCTTTCCAGTGAGATTGAAGAGTATCTTGGAAAACTGGCAGCCAAACGCGAAGAGCGGGCAAATTGA
- a CDS encoding type II toxin-antitoxin system RelE/ParE family toxin — protein MNREKPIEWRDTSLEDLKAFPIEAVRHFGYELGLIQNGLEPTDFKPMISLGSGVMELRKRLPDGAFRVVYVAKFEKAVYVLHSFQKKSQKTAPKDTAIIKSRYRALIQEIEK, from the coding sequence ATGAACAGAGAGAAGCCGATTGAATGGCGTGATACATCGCTAGAAGACCTAAAAGCCTTTCCGATTGAAGCGGTAAGGCATTTCGGCTATGAATTGGGATTGATCCAAAATGGCTTAGAGCCGACAGACTTTAAACCGATGATTAGTCTTGGCAGCGGGGTTATGGAACTTAGAAAACGTTTGCCCGACGGGGCGTTTAGAGTGGTTTATGTGGCTAAGTTTGAAAAAGCCGTCTATGTATTGCACAGCTTCCAAAAGAAGAGCCAAAAAACCGCCCCGAAAGACACAGCAATTATCAAGAGCCGATATAGGGCATTGATACAGGAGATAGAAAAATGA
- a CDS encoding DUF1877 family protein, with translation MDVYATYTAYPQSGIEQIKASSGTPAAVSECSAGKLWDALHFVLTGKGSDDADAANPLSKAIIGNILRQDEEAGEHTGWIDDTETAEVAQALNQADFAALLDGKTAADFQNNQIYPDIWGDEKAFAETRAELAQRFKELAAFYQTAAEQHCGVVVRIS, from the coding sequence ATGGACGTTTACGCAACATACACAGCCTATCCGCAAAGCGGCATCGAACAAATCAAAGCCTCCTCCGGCACCCCCGCCGCCGTATCAGAATGCAGCGCAGGCAAACTATGGGACGCGCTGCATTTCGTCCTGACCGGCAAAGGCTCGGACGATGCCGACGCGGCAAACCCGTTGAGCAAAGCCATTATCGGCAACATCCTGCGGCAGGACGAAGAAGCGGGCGAACACACCGGCTGGATCGACGATACCGAAACCGCCGAAGTAGCCCAAGCCCTGAACCAAGCCGACTTCGCCGCGCTGCTCGACGGCAAAACCGCAGCAGATTTTCAAAACAACCAAATCTACCCCGATATTTGGGGCGATGAAAAAGCCTTTGCCGAAACCCGCGCGGAATTGGCGCAGCGGTTTAAAGAACTTGCCGCGTTCTACCAAACCGCCGCCGAACAGCATTGCGGCGTGGTGGTCAGGATTTCATGA
- a CDS encoding Arm DNA-binding domain-containing protein — protein MKLNERQIKNAIPSEKPFKLNDGKGLYLYINRNGGKLWRFDFSYNGKRKTLSIGKYPTVSLVEARQAAENARCLLVSPPYFYTTICI, from the coding sequence ATGAAGCTGAACGAGCGCCAAATCAAAAACGCCATACCCTCCGAAAAACCATTCAAGCTGAATGACGGGAAGGGCTTGTATCTGTATATCAATAGGAACGGCGGGAAGTTATGGCGGTTTGACTTTTCGTATAACGGCAAACGGAAAACGCTTTCAATCGGCAAATATCCGACCGTATCACTGGTAGAAGCCCGCCAAGCCGCCGAAAACGCCCGCTGCTTGCTTGTATCTCCGCCCTACTTTTATACAACCATTTGTATATAA
- a CDS encoding helix-hairpin-helix domain-containing protein, with product MNPDKVQRSKLNTLTDLPNVGKAVAEDLALLGITQPQDLAGQDAYEMYDRLCSLTATRHDPCMIDIFLSLVDFMQGNEPKPWWHFTEQRKVFLADK from the coding sequence ATGAACCCCGACAAAGTACAACGAAGCAAGCTGAATACATTGACCGACCTGCCCAATGTCGGCAAAGCCGTGGCGGAGGATTTGGCTTTGCTCGGCATCACGCAGCCGCAGGATTTGGCGGGTCAGGACGCTTACGAAATGTACGACCGCCTGTGCAGCCTGACCGCAACCCGACACGATCCCTGCATGATCGACATTTTCCTGTCGCTGGTTGATTTTATGCAGGGGAACGAACCGAAGCCGTGGTGGCATTTTACGGAACAGCGAAAAGTGTTTTTAGCCGATAAATAA
- a CDS encoding helix-turn-helix domain-containing protein: MSSYSTNGKPKTPSQRERVLSRLKQGSVTSWELSQMGILGYNTRIMELRRAGHDIVTVMEEVTNQFGETVKRGRFVLIN, from the coding sequence ATGAGCAGCTATTCTACCAACGGCAAACCCAAAACGCCAAGTCAACGAGAGCGCGTTTTGTCCCGATTGAAACAGGGCAGCGTTACATCATGGGAGCTTTCCCAAATGGGCATATTGGGCTACAACACGCGCATCATGGAGCTTCGCAGGGCGGGGCATGACATCGTTACCGTGATGGAAGAAGTAACCAACCAATTCGGGGAAACCGTGAAACGCGGTCGATTCGTATTAATCAATTAA
- a CDS encoding DUF927 domain-containing protein, whose product MKNTETAKQESTKNYNINDIEPYRPRPRFDTDHRGVWWINVRTSKEGEAIEAEPLLLSDPIDIIGTGQDNDGAYYRVIRWQDKITRQTKTAAIPQAEIGTVQGWQRLQGYGLTVMSGRAKRERLADYLQTQGSRTAFTITDRAGWHGDTYIMPSGETITADGKTPAVIYNGDTSQAAAYRPNGELGDWQQNIARYAAGNSRLCLALGASFAAPLLSLLSEESGGFHLTGDSSDGKTTAAKAALSVWGRPSGSLLSWSGTKIGFSNTAAARNDGLLVLDEIGQASPHVIGDTVYSVMNGINKVQGAKQGGNRALSRWKVMMFSTGEKTPDSILKHHKGDWNAGQAARLPSIRAAARYGIYDTLHGFESGALLSEHIAQSAEQYHGAAGRAFIRRLSDDLEQAKRQANERMTAFMETVPELSGQARRVAKRFALAAAALELAAPVTGLPAGVGMAGVKQCFDEWLETNGAGKHEDRRIIEQAEDFIDLYALGMRFVDWSDKSTNKDHAGYRKQEGEKLELWVIRRVFADEIAQSFDELKVCRVLSDGGLLKYNHKNKGYQHQRKGNGWFYVLTPNMELDD is encoded by the coding sequence ATGAAAAATACCGAAACAGCGAAGCAGGAAAGCACCAAAAACTATAACATCAACGACATCGAACCATACCGCCCGCGCCCCCGCTTCGATACCGACCATCGGGGCGTATGGTGGATAAACGTCAGGACAAGCAAAGAAGGCGAAGCCATCGAAGCAGAGCCGCTATTGCTTTCCGACCCTATCGACATCATCGGCACAGGGCAGGACAACGACGGCGCGTATTACCGCGTTATCCGCTGGCAGGACAAAATCACACGCCAAACCAAGACCGCCGCCATCCCACAAGCGGAAATCGGCACGGTTCAGGGCTGGCAGCGTTTGCAGGGTTACGGCTTAACCGTCATGAGCGGGCGGGCAAAAAGGGAAAGACTAGCAGATTATTTGCAGACACAGGGCAGCCGTACCGCCTTTACCATTACCGACCGCGCGGGCTGGCACGGCGACACCTACATCATGCCCAGCGGCGAAACCATCACGGCAGACGGCAAAACCCCCGCCGTCATCTACAACGGCGACACCAGCCAAGCGGCGGCATACCGACCAAACGGAGAGCTTGGCGACTGGCAGCAAAATATCGCCCGATACGCAGCGGGAAACAGCCGCCTTTGCCTGGCATTGGGCGCGTCCTTTGCCGCCCCCTTGCTGTCCCTGTTGAGCGAAGAATCGGGCGGTTTCCATCTGACGGGCGATTCATCTGACGGCAAGACCACCGCCGCCAAAGCAGCCTTGAGCGTATGGGGCAGACCATCGGGCAGCCTGTTGTCTTGGAGCGGCACAAAAATAGGCTTTTCCAATACCGCCGCCGCGCGCAATGACGGCTTGCTGGTATTGGACGAAATCGGGCAGGCAAGCCCCCACGTCATCGGCGACACTGTTTACAGCGTCATGAACGGAATCAACAAAGTGCAAGGCGCAAAACAGGGCGGCAACCGCGCCTTGAGCCGCTGGAAAGTGATGATGTTCTCGACAGGCGAAAAGACCCCCGATTCCATCCTGAAACACCACAAAGGCGATTGGAACGCCGGGCAAGCCGCCCGTCTGCCCAGTATCAGAGCCGCCGCCCGATACGGTATTTACGACACCTTGCACGGCTTCGAGAGCGGCGCATTATTGAGCGAACATATCGCCCAATCCGCCGAACAATATCACGGAGCGGCGGGCAGGGCGTTCATCCGACGGCTTTCAGACGACCTAGAACAAGCTAAACGGCAGGCAAACGAGCGCATGACCGCATTTATGGAGACCGTCCCCGAATTGTCAGGGCAGGCGCGAAGAGTGGCGAAACGCTTTGCCCTTGCCGCCGCCGCTTTGGAGCTTGCCGCCCCCGTTACAGGCTTGCCCGCAGGCGTAGGCATGGCAGGCGTGAAACAATGCTTTGATGAATGGCTGGAAACCAACGGGGCGGGGAAACACGAAGACCGCCGAATCATCGAGCAGGCGGAGGACTTTATCGACCTATACGCATTGGGTATGAGGTTTGTGGACTGGAGCGATAAAAGTACCAACAAAGACCATGCAGGCTATCGGAAACAGGAGGGGGAGAAATTGGAATTATGGGTAATCCGCCGCGTCTTTGCCGATGAAATCGCCCAAAGCTTCGATGAATTGAAAGTTTGCCGCGTGTTGTCAGACGGGGGATTGCTGAAATACAACCACAAAAACAAAGGCTACCAACACCAGCGGAAAGGGAACGGCTGGTTTTATGTGCTGACCCCCAATATGGAACTGGACGACTGA
- a CDS encoding PTS sugar transporter subunit IID yields MKPTDKNDRFRRYSNRALLVFGVLLMALAIRACNQPAHADTEQAIQTTPTIWETDPMAGIVLEPVTGEAEQ; encoded by the coding sequence ATGAAACCGACTGACAAAAACGACCGTTTCCGCCGCTATTCCAACCGCGCTTTGCTGGTGTTTGGGGTGTTGTTGATGGCTTTGGCAATCCGAGCCTGTAACCAGCCCGCCCATGCAGACACGGAGCAGGCAATACAGACAACACCGACCATATGGGAGACCGACCCGATGGCGGGAATAGTTTTAGAACCTGTAACAGGGGAGGCAGAGCAATGA
- a CDS encoding terminase small subunit, whose product MTPKQEQFARLYVETGNASEAYRQAYNADNMKPETVTNEAYKLLQDPDISAMVDDLKAEARQRHAVTVGDLLSELEQARAAALAAPTPQSSAAVSATMGKAKMLGLLVDKAEIKAEAEISQVKQEERKCPLSQEEIKQVSNTFFNKPYSEITLADIIGIVGNDIARIEYATVLIVLDKII is encoded by the coding sequence ATGACCCCGAAACAAGAACAGTTTGCCCGTCTGTATGTGGAAACGGGTAATGCGAGCGAAGCATATCGGCAAGCCTACAACGCCGACAACATGAAGCCCGAAACGGTAACGAATGAAGCCTATAAGCTGCTTCAAGACCCCGATATTTCCGCGATGGTAGATGACCTCAAGGCAGAGGCACGGCAACGCCACGCGGTAACGGTGGGCGACCTGTTGAGCGAACTGGAACAGGCGCGGGCGGCCGCATTGGCAGCCCCTACACCGCAAAGCAGCGCGGCGGTATCGGCAACGATGGGCAAGGCAAAAATGCTGGGCTTGCTGGTGGATAAGGCGGAAATCAAGGCAGAGGCGGAAATCAGCCAAGTGAAACAGGAAGAGCGCAAATGCCCGTTAAGCCAAGAGGAAATAAAGCAAGTCAGCAACACTTTTTTTAATAAGCCGTACAGTGAAATTACGCTTGCCGACATCATCGGAATCGTTGGAAACGACATAGCGCGCATTGAGTATGCAACTGTCTTGATTGTGCTGGACAAAATAATTTAA